The following are encoded together in the Segatella copri genome:
- the ald gene encoding alanine dehydrogenase, with the protein MKIGIPKEIKNNENRVGMTPAGVAEFIRHGHEVMVQHTAGENSGFADEAYEKVGAIILPDIQSVYREAEMIVKVKEPIAEEYPLIHQDQLVFTYFHFACDKELTDAMLKSGAVCLAYETVETDNHHLPLLIPMSEVAGRMAIINGAFYLQKTKGGKGKLMSGVPGVNRVKVLVLGGGTVGEAAARMAAGMGADVWITDISLSRLRQLEMELPINVHTLYSNEHNIRRELTDVDIVVGSVLVPGDKAPHLITKDMLKLMEPGTVLVDVAIDQGGCFETSHPTTHSDPTYMVDGIVHYAVANIPGAVPNTSTTALTNATLKYALALADKGWRKACKEDKALYRGLNIVNGKVVFKAVADVFGLEYEEMIL; encoded by the coding sequence ATGAAAATTGGTATTCCAAAAGAGATTAAGAATAATGAGAATCGTGTTGGAATGACACCAGCAGGAGTAGCTGAATTCATTCGACATGGTCACGAAGTGATGGTTCAGCATACGGCTGGAGAGAACAGCGGATTTGCTGATGAAGCGTATGAAAAGGTAGGAGCCATAATCTTACCCGACATTCAGAGTGTATATCGTGAGGCGGAAATGATAGTAAAGGTGAAAGAGCCTATCGCTGAGGAATATCCACTTATCCATCAAGACCAGCTTGTATTCACTTATTTCCATTTTGCCTGTGACAAGGAACTTACCGATGCTATGCTCAAGAGTGGTGCTGTCTGTCTGGCTTATGAGACTGTGGAGACAGATAACCACCATTTGCCTTTACTCATTCCGATGAGTGAAGTAGCTGGAAGAATGGCCATTATTAATGGTGCTTTTTATCTGCAGAAGACAAAGGGAGGAAAAGGGAAACTGATGAGTGGTGTACCTGGTGTGAACCGCGTCAAGGTTTTGGTATTGGGCGGCGGAACCGTAGGAGAAGCTGCAGCAAGAATGGCTGCAGGAATGGGTGCTGATGTATGGATTACAGATATCAGTTTGTCTCGTCTTCGTCAGTTAGAGATGGAGCTGCCTATCAATGTACACACGCTCTATTCCAACGAGCATAATATTCGTAGAGAATTGACAGATGTGGATATCGTTGTGGGTAGTGTGCTCGTACCAGGTGATAAGGCGCCGCATCTTATCACGAAAGATATGTTGAAATTGATGGAGCCAGGAACTGTACTTGTTGATGTAGCAATCGATCAGGGTGGCTGTTTCGAGACATCGCATCCAACCACACATTCTGATCCGACATATATGGTCGATGGAATCGTTCATTATGCAGTAGCTAATATTCCTGGTGCTGTGCCGAATACCTCTACTACTGCCTTGACCAATGCTACGCTGAAATATGCATTGGCGCTTGCTGATAAGGGTTGGCGAAAGGCCTGCAAGGAGGATAAAGCCCTGTATAGGGGTTTGAATATCGTAAATGGAAAGGTGGTATTCAAGGCCGTAGCGGATGTCTTCGGACTGGAATATGAAGAAATGATACTCTAA
- a CDS encoding RepB family plasmid replication initiator protein, which yields MMVASTHLQKYVEEYFTEKRVLGDARSDYLFEKGIEHAVMEIPPIKIDIKDFQVSTEFHNYKNLRDTLKNDILNLSVRVKTDSKTEKIQHVFSNIEIPTTQKGYTKSDGEKVERIKGEVILEIDPKLTMSLFDMRQGYIHHISMIAKYSKKVNTPRLYIYLLRQMGLDKSLDVKVEFLPMKQYLGLVELDEHGNILLDDKGEPVMNKYPKFSQFRKQVLDVVREDLNRMASRSETDIVFDEFSEEDFIYRNGKHKGDPEYVIFHIKRTDVGINHIGDKDADIARRLNEKINRNRGKKTSDDATQQGDLFAHVYQNPDKKIEVDTTQGFEQWNQFISMVQDTSQQALLGRCKFIGIKNDRFCIAASDDDFAALKTSGLERLAQEFFDCVGSFMPVFYRG from the coding sequence TTGATGGTTGCAAGTACCCATCTGCAGAAGTATGTTGAAGAGTATTTTACCGAGAAGAGAGTGCTTGGAGATGCACGCTCCGACTATCTTTTCGAGAAAGGAATAGAGCATGCTGTTATGGAGATTCCGCCCATCAAAATAGACATCAAGGATTTTCAGGTATCAACGGAGTTTCATAATTATAAGAATCTGCGTGATACGCTGAAGAACGATATCCTCAACCTGTCGGTGCGTGTAAAGACGGATAGCAAGACAGAGAAGATACAGCACGTATTTTCAAACATCGAGATTCCGACAACGCAGAAAGGCTATACAAAGAGCGATGGTGAGAAAGTAGAACGCATCAAGGGTGAAGTAATACTTGAGATAGATCCAAAACTCACTATGAGCCTTTTTGATATGCGTCAGGGATATATTCACCATATCTCCATGATTGCTAAATATTCCAAGAAGGTGAATACACCTCGACTCTATATATATCTGCTTCGTCAGATGGGACTAGACAAGAGCTTGGATGTTAAGGTTGAGTTTTTGCCGATGAAACAGTATTTGGGTCTGGTAGAACTTGATGAACATGGCAATATTCTGCTTGACGACAAGGGGGAGCCTGTGATGAATAAATATCCTAAATTCTCGCAATTCAGAAAACAGGTACTCGATGTGGTAAGGGAAGATCTCAACAGAATGGCTAGTCGCAGTGAGACAGATATCGTATTTGATGAATTTTCTGAAGAAGACTTTATTTATCGGAACGGAAAGCATAAGGGAGATCCTGAATATGTTATCTTCCATATCAAGCGGACGGATGTAGGTATCAATCATATCGGAGATAAAGATGCAGATATTGCTCGTCGTCTGAATGAAAAAATAAACCGTAATAGGGGAAAGAAAACATCTGATGATGCCACGCAGCAGGGAGATCTTTTTGCGCATGTATATCAGAATCCTGACAAGAAGATAGAAGTAGACACGACTCAAGGTTTTGAGCAATGGAATCAGTTTATTTCGATGGTACAGGATACCAGTCAGCAAGCCCTGTTGGGCAGATGCAAATTCATAGGAATCAAGAATGACAGATTCTGTATTGCTGCTAGTGATGATGATTTTGCTGCTTTGAAAACATCGGGTCTTGAAAGACTGGCACAAGAATTTTTTGACTGTGTCGGTTCTTTCATGCCTGTATTCTATAGAGGCTAA
- a CDS encoding RagB/SusD family nutrient uptake outer membrane protein, translating into MKHIRYQFLALLSVSALTFTSCDLIGSIDDMEPDHVVTDLNYITDAASAQTALNGVYASWRSTGVSYLRYGIASMAHTQTQAMVMGADEFAAENIETNNSNVETAYTAYYNVINAANTFLVHVNKNIPGLSEEKRTEMIAEARCQRALAYLTLLKCFGEYWKQDSQYGVCLFKDELVRDNQVRQRSSVADTYKLISEDLDNAIAHCEQHPADHYHMSSVFAKALKAKMYMAQDNYAEAARLSEEVINEAEAAGYELESDYANIFTEQFNSKEMLFAPYTANPNELMDASWFAFSPGSLLKKVADDLVPDDETGGDIVVPDPGEGGDVVVPNPGEGGDVVLPGDGDDGGIVIPGGDGGDFPFPPGEDDAASYDPLYTWAYKGGGMTGIAKYSKLTPEFMFEDSYYFMRLAEVYYIAAEAEARQGQYAKARTLLATVIERAGYTEDDVNAIADSDLLGEILKHKLCDMSNENLEEWFDLCRYNRQGGFESWTEDEKAELPSFRRYLLPIPKASMGANKLLVQNPEYVNQ; encoded by the coding sequence ATGAAACATATAAGATATCAATTTCTGGCGTTACTGTCAGTATCAGCGCTCACATTCACATCGTGCGACTTGATAGGCAGTATCGATGATATGGAACCAGACCATGTGGTAACCGATTTGAATTATATTACCGATGCCGCTTCTGCTCAGACTGCTCTCAATGGTGTTTACGCTTCCTGGCGCAGTACAGGTGTATCTTACTTGAGATATGGTATCGCTTCTATGGCGCATACCCAGACTCAGGCGATGGTGATGGGGGCGGATGAGTTTGCTGCCGAGAATATCGAGACCAATAACAGTAATGTGGAGACGGCTTATACCGCCTATTACAATGTAATCAATGCGGCCAATACCTTCCTGGTACATGTCAACAAGAATATACCAGGACTGAGCGAGGAGAAACGTACGGAGATGATTGCAGAGGCTCGTTGCCAGCGTGCTTTGGCTTATCTCACTCTCCTGAAATGTTTCGGAGAATACTGGAAGCAGGATTCCCAATACGGAGTCTGTCTCTTCAAGGATGAGTTGGTAAGAGATAACCAGGTTCGTCAGCGTTCATCTGTAGCTGATACTTACAAGCTGATTTCTGAAGATCTCGATAATGCCATCGCCCATTGCGAACAGCATCCGGCAGACCATTATCACATGAGTTCTGTTTTCGCCAAGGCTTTGAAAGCCAAAATGTATATGGCTCAGGATAATTATGCTGAGGCAGCAAGATTATCTGAAGAAGTGATTAATGAGGCTGAAGCAGCAGGATATGAACTGGAGAGCGACTATGCTAATATCTTTACAGAACAGTTCAATTCCAAGGAGATGCTTTTCGCTCCTTATACTGCTAATCCGAATGAATTGATGGATGCTTCTTGGTTTGCCTTCTCTCCAGGATCACTCCTTAAAAAGGTGGCTGATGATTTGGTTCCTGATGATGAAACAGGTGGTGATATCGTTGTTCCAGATCCGGGAGAGGGTGGGGACGTTGTTGTTCCTAATCCAGGTGAAGGCGGTGATGTCGTATTGCCTGGCGATGGAGATGATGGCGGTATCGTTATCCCTGGTGGTGATGGTGGAGATTTTCCATTCCCTCCAGGTGAAGATGATGCAGCTTCCTACGATCCTCTTTATACTTGGGCATACAAGGGTGGAGGCATGACTGGAATTGCCAAGTACAGCAAGTTGACTCCTGAATTTATGTTCGAAGATTCTTATTACTTCATGCGCCTTGCCGAAGTCTATTATATCGCTGCCGAAGCAGAGGCTCGTCAGGGTCAGTATGCTAAGGCTCGTACGCTCTTGGCTACAGTCATCGAACGTGCTGGATATACTGAGGACGATGTGAACGCTATTGCCGACAGTGATCTTCTGGGTGAAATACTCAAGCATAAGTTGTGTGATATGAGTAACGAAAATCTGGAAGAATGGTTCGATCTTTGCCGTTATAACCGTCAGGGTGGTTTCGAGAGTTGGACAGAAGATGAGAAAGCAGAACTTCCTAGCTTCCGCCGATATCTTCTTCCTATACCAAAGGCATCTATGGGAGCCAATAAACTTCTGGTTCAGAATCCGGAATATGTGAATCAATAA
- a CDS encoding SusC/RagA family TonB-linked outer membrane protein gives MKKKKSLLLFLAATSASFVQAALPFQTSFAAGIENVQEKGHTFVKGRVIDSEGNPLVGVTVQIEGTSYGVITDADGNYILEFPSMAHPKIVFSSIGYKSKSIEFRGVKEQNMMLELDHVALDDLVVIGYGSKSRRNVTTAISTVSQEQISKLAATTPTLDGLLQGTVKGVLATTANGEPGSSLKLNIRGITSPYPKSGKGNNNQPLYVIDGVPTFMEDTGINPLINISPNDIESIDVLKDAAATAIYGSRGANGVVIVKTKNGKRNEKTKVDFGYTFSFSNPIKNYKPLNISEYKNVQDEILRNTVNSMNDGSSMVGMYGFDYILNQYGNVSLNEETGLYTYNGLNESLYGKDNVNWADEVINKNAPTHQYNVAVRGGSNKTNYSFSFNGMNQEGLLLNDRMERYGARLSIDSEINKYITVGGVLDYTYSSRKSGSNDPALGYDNDGWMTRPDLAVRDADGNFQRVDKFGLYTDTYNDANAVAKLQRKTKYENDQFSGNAYIDIKPVKGLTLHADANISRFIFSNSYFSPKITLPEQFGMEPTSTLAESNYRNTNTSINFRADYKFTLTEAHRFDVMAGYSADRYWSKEHDQAYSGFPNDDVLNNASSATTVNKPTETYSKSGLNSIYGRLSYDFLSRYLLDFSLRSDESSKFGPGNKRGTFPAVSLAWRINQEPFLESVRDIDDLKFRLSWGKTGSTNVSDFSYIQYFNGNQYGGQSGLTLASTYPNKNIKWEMTTEYNAGVDFTLFNGRLNGSFDIYHRKTDGALAPAPIALEFGIGTFYSNILDLTNNGFEFSIGGDVVRTKDFTYNTMLSISSNKNKITKLNGSTLDMMHQDLYMEGHAMGTVKGYKVAGIYQSQDQISKLNEQAMAKGYGFYQNGAAVGDYMFADTNGDGYISEADRTAIANLEPKVFGGWSNTLSYKNFTLSMLFQYQLGGDAYYSTMQESASGAIGMSILREMYGNTWTPDRTDAKYAKLMWMPSAYTNTQANDRYVYSNSYFRLRNITLSYTFEPAWLERLHVSGASVFFTATNLFTITDWPGLDPDMAATNAFTKTTETKDVYPMSRSFSFGLKLQF, from the coding sequence ATGAAGAAGAAAAAAAGCTTGTTGCTTTTCTTGGCAGCAACTTCAGCCAGCTTTGTGCAGGCAGCCCTTCCATTTCAAACTAGTTTTGCGGCTGGTATTGAAAATGTGCAAGAAAAAGGTCATACCTTTGTAAAAGGAAGAGTGATTGATTCAGAGGGAAATCCTCTGGTAGGTGTCACGGTGCAGATCGAAGGCACAAGCTATGGTGTTATCACTGATGCTGATGGTAACTACATACTGGAATTTCCATCTATGGCGCATCCTAAAATTGTATTTTCCAGCATTGGTTACAAATCGAAGAGTATTGAATTTCGTGGCGTAAAAGAGCAAAACATGATGCTGGAGTTGGATCATGTTGCGCTAGATGATCTCGTTGTCATCGGTTACGGCAGCAAGAGCCGTAGGAATGTAACTACCGCTATCTCTACCGTGAGTCAGGAACAGATAAGCAAGTTGGCTGCTACCACACCAACCCTCGATGGTCTTCTTCAGGGTACTGTAAAGGGCGTATTGGCTACTACCGCAAATGGTGAGCCTGGTTCATCTCTCAAGTTAAACATCCGCGGTATTACATCTCCTTATCCTAAATCGGGTAAAGGTAACAACAATCAGCCTCTTTATGTCATTGATGGCGTTCCTACCTTTATGGAGGATACCGGCATCAACCCGCTCATCAATATCTCACCAAACGATATTGAGAGTATCGATGTGCTGAAAGATGCCGCAGCTACTGCGATCTATGGATCTCGTGGAGCCAATGGTGTCGTTATTGTCAAGACCAAGAACGGAAAGCGCAATGAGAAGACCAAGGTAGATTTCGGCTACACATTCTCGTTCAGTAATCCTATCAAAAACTATAAGCCATTGAACATTTCTGAATACAAGAATGTGCAGGACGAGATTCTGCGTAATACTGTAAATAGCATGAACGACGGCAGTTCGATGGTAGGTATGTATGGTTTTGATTATATTCTTAACCAGTATGGAAATGTTTCGCTCAATGAAGAAACGGGTCTTTATACCTATAATGGTCTTAATGAGAGTCTTTATGGCAAGGATAATGTCAACTGGGCAGATGAGGTAATCAACAAGAATGCACCTACACATCAGTATAATGTGGCTGTCAGAGGTGGAAGCAACAAAACCAACTATTCTTTCTCTTTCAACGGAATGAACCAGGAAGGTCTGTTACTCAATGACCGTATGGAGCGATATGGTGCAAGACTCTCTATAGATTCTGAAATCAACAAATACATCACCGTGGGAGGTGTGCTCGATTATACCTATTCTTCACGCAAGAGTGGAAGCAACGATCCTGCCTTGGGATATGATAATGACGGATGGATGACCCGTCCGGATTTGGCTGTACGCGATGCAGATGGCAATTTCCAGCGTGTAGATAAGTTCGGTCTTTATACTGATACCTATAATGATGCCAATGCGGTAGCTAAACTCCAGCGCAAGACGAAGTATGAAAATGATCAGTTCTCTGGCAATGCTTACATTGATATTAAGCCTGTTAAGGGATTGACCCTTCATGCTGATGCCAATATATCCAGATTCATCTTCAGCAACAGTTATTTCTCGCCAAAGATTACGCTCCCGGAGCAGTTTGGTATGGAGCCAACATCAACCTTGGCTGAGAGCAACTATCGCAACACCAATACTTCTATCAATTTCCGTGCCGACTACAAGTTCACGCTTACCGAAGCTCATCGTTTTGACGTGATGGCTGGTTATAGTGCCGACAGGTATTGGAGTAAGGAACACGACCAGGCTTATAGTGGTTTCCCTAATGATGATGTATTGAACAATGCCAGTTCTGCAACCACCGTCAATAAGCCAACCGAGACTTATTCCAAGAGTGGTCTTAATTCTATCTATGGTCGTTTGAGCTATGATTTCCTCTCACGTTATCTGCTTGATTTCAGTCTTCGTTCCGATGAGTCATCAAAATTTGGACCGGGTAACAAGCGCGGTACTTTCCCTGCAGTTTCTCTGGCCTGGCGCATCAATCAAGAGCCTTTCCTGGAATCTGTAAGAGATATTGATGATCTGAAGTTCCGTTTGAGTTGGGGTAAGACTGGTTCCACCAACGTATCAGACTTTTCTTATATCCAGTATTTCAATGGTAATCAGTATGGCGGACAGAGCGGACTCACCCTTGCTTCTACTTATCCAAACAAGAACATCAAGTGGGAGATGACAACCGAGTATAATGCTGGTGTCGACTTTACTTTATTCAATGGCAGACTGAACGGTAGCTTTGACATCTATCACCGTAAGACTGATGGTGCCTTGGCTCCAGCTCCTATCGCCTTAGAGTTTGGTATCGGTACATTCTACAGCAATATTCTCGACCTGACCAACAATGGTTTCGAGTTCTCTATCGGCGGTGATGTGGTTCGCACCAAGGATTTCACCTACAATACGATGCTCAGTATCTCATCCAACAAGAATAAGATAACCAAGCTCAATGGTTCAACCCTCGATATGATGCATCAGGATCTCTATATGGAAGGTCATGCGATGGGAACCGTGAAGGGATATAAAGTGGCAGGCATCTATCAGAGTCAGGATCAGATTAGTAAGTTGAATGAACAGGCTATGGCCAAGGGATATGGTTTCTATCAGAATGGAGCTGCTGTAGGTGACTACATGTTTGCAGATACCAATGGTGATGGCTATATTTCAGAGGCCGACCGTACGGCTATTGCCAACCTAGAGCCAAAGGTATTCGGTGGATGGTCAAATACCTTGTCATATAAGAACTTCACGCTCTCTATGCTCTTCCAGTATCAGTTAGGTGGTGATGCCTACTACAGCACGATGCAGGAATCAGCAAGTGGAGCCATCGGTATGAGTATCTTGCGCGAGATGTATGGCAACACCTGGACACCGGATCGCACCGATGCCAAGTATGCTAAGTTGATGTGGATGCCTAGTGCCTATACCAACACCCAGGCCAACGACCGCTATGTATATTCCAACTCATACTTCCGTTTGCGCAACATCACGCTCTCTTATACCTTTGAGCCAGCATGGTTAGAGCGCTTGCATGTGAGTGGTGCATCGGTGTTCTTTACCGCTACCAACCTCTTTACCATTACCGATTGGCCAGGTTTGGATCCAGATATGGCAGCCACAAATGCTTTTACCAAGACAACCGAGACAAAGGATGTATATCCAATGAGCCGTTCGTTCTCATTCGGTCTCAAATTGCAATTCTAA
- a CDS encoding alcohol dehydrogenase, with product MKAFTYIQQGKFGFTEKGKPTIIDEHDAIVRVTLSSICTSDLHIKHGSVPRAVPGITVGHEMVGIVEEVGERVSHVKPGDRVTVNVETFCGECFYCKHGYVNNCTSPHGGWALGCRIDGGQTEYVRVPYATTGLNKIPDSVSDEQALFVGDILATGFWATRISEITEEDTVLIIGAGPTGVCCLLCTLLKNPRNIIVCEKSKDRREFIQKHYPQVMVVEPEDCEAFVKQHSLHGGADVVMEVAGGPDTFQLAWKCARPNAIVTIVAMYDKPQMLPLPDMYGKNLIFKTGGVDGCDCGEILDLIAQGKIDTTPLITHRFPLSRIEEAYDVFENRKDGVIKVAIFPG from the coding sequence GTGAAAGCATTTACATATATCCAGCAAGGAAAGTTTGGCTTCACAGAAAAAGGGAAGCCTACGATAATAGATGAGCATGATGCCATCGTAAGAGTAACGCTGAGCAGTATCTGCACCAGTGATCTTCATATCAAGCATGGTTCTGTGCCTCGCGCAGTACCGGGGATTACTGTTGGCCACGAAATGGTAGGCATTGTAGAGGAAGTAGGGGAGAGGGTTTCCCATGTGAAGCCGGGAGACAGAGTAACCGTGAATGTAGAGACCTTCTGTGGAGAATGCTTCTATTGCAAGCATGGATACGTGAACAATTGTACTTCTCCACATGGCGGATGGGCTCTGGGATGCAGAATCGATGGCGGGCAGACGGAATATGTGAGGGTTCCTTATGCTACAACCGGCTTGAACAAGATTCCTGATTCGGTAAGCGATGAGCAGGCGCTCTTCGTTGGCGACATCCTTGCTACTGGATTCTGGGCTACGAGAATATCTGAAATTACTGAAGAGGATACAGTCTTGATTATCGGTGCTGGCCCTACGGGTGTCTGCTGTTTGCTTTGCACCCTGCTCAAGAATCCGAGAAACATCATCGTCTGTGAGAAATCAAAGGATAGGCGAGAGTTCATACAGAAGCATTATCCGCAGGTGATGGTTGTTGAACCGGAGGATTGTGAGGCATTTGTCAAACAACATAGTCTGCATGGGGGAGCTGATGTGGTGATGGAGGTTGCAGGTGGACCTGATACCTTCCAGCTTGCCTGGAAGTGTGCCCGTCCTAATGCCATCGTCACCATCGTTGCGATGTATGACAAGCCGCAGATGCTTCCGCTTCCTGATATGTATGGCAAGAACCTCATCTTCAAGACGGGAGGTGTGGATGGATGTGACTGTGGGGAAATCCTTGATTTGATAGCCCAGGGAAAGATAGATACCACTCCTCTGATTACCCATCGTTTCCCGCTTTCAAGAATAGAAGAGGCATACGATGTCTTTGAGAACCGCAAGGATGGAGTCATCAAGGTGGCGATATTTCCGGGATAA
- a CDS encoding ParA family protein translates to MKHELQEIVAVVNNKGGVGKTATVQSLASGIVRLNHNLRVLVIDLDPQCNLSSLFGVRDNEYDNIYNAMCKQSGVPVYKCKNGVYAVPGSAQMENIEQHLPGGPSLREQMKSYTVLLGCLQDNDCHDMTGEGLKNVFDDFDYIFIDCPPALSKNTYNALVAASKILIPVQMEALSVKGVSEVLSVMDEVKEFHMNDNLELLGLLPVMVDERTKITKQLSKLLGEKHGDLILPCRIRRSVKFLEAQAHGQSIFEYAPYSSTGIDYEIAIKRMFNIKI, encoded by the coding sequence ATGAAACATGAACTACAGGAAATTGTTGCAGTAGTGAACAACAAGGGTGGAGTAGGCAAGACGGCTACTGTGCAGTCTCTGGCTTCTGGCATAGTCCGGTTGAATCACAACCTCAGGGTTCTGGTAATAGACTTAGACCCACAATGCAACCTCTCTTCGCTTTTCGGAGTGAGAGATAACGAATATGATAACATATACAACGCCATGTGCAAACAGAGTGGTGTGCCAGTCTACAAATGTAAAAACGGAGTATATGCAGTTCCAGGATCTGCTCAGATGGAAAATATAGAACAACACCTTCCAGGAGGCCCTTCACTGAGAGAACAGATGAAGAGCTACACGGTATTACTGGGATGCTTGCAGGACAACGATTGCCATGACATGACAGGAGAAGGACTGAAAAACGTATTTGATGATTTCGACTACATTTTCATCGACTGTCCTCCAGCACTTTCCAAGAACACTTATAATGCTTTGGTTGCTGCGAGCAAGATTTTGATTCCAGTACAGATGGAAGCATTATCTGTCAAGGGAGTAAGTGAAGTACTCAGCGTAATGGATGAAGTGAAGGAGTTCCACATGAACGATAATTTGGAATTACTTGGACTCCTGCCAGTTATGGTAGATGAACGAACCAAGATTACCAAGCAGTTGAGCAAACTTTTAGGCGAAAAACATGGCGACTTAATTCTGCCTTGCCGTATCCGACGCTCTGTAAAGTTCCTGGAAGCTCAGGCACACGGACAAAGCATATTCGAATATGCACCTTACTCAAGTACAGGTATCGATTACGAAATTGCTATCAAGCGCATGTTCAACATCAAAATCTAA
- a CDS encoding TlpA disulfide reductase family protein, with protein sequence MNKMKMKTCMMTLAGLVLAMAASAQNFEMKGKVKGNVDGCSVMLQKYGLEGVTNLDSVTIKNGEFTLKGVVNQPEQYQMVIDMNKPGTAEPDYQKIFSTRVYVENKPMTYDVDLTGFPAERDMSMIEPVVKGSTTQDIYQAYLELMSPIQDKMHKMDDSINQTTDLAQRVALAKEAIKLQEEMRHQTSLFIQQHTTSLVAFDLLLESFSSLPTPYTSQQIDEMMGWLKNDWSSSAQYPMLQMQAEMAKHTAIGNHYIDGTVVTPEGKQVKLSSLIKKGEYTMLEFWASWCRPCRQEIPHLKKVHEKYKDFNIISISVDERDADWKKAMAKEGMTWTQVRNPEGFGGMVMGEYGINGIPACLILDKDGNFYKTNMRGAYLDAFLYDYYKK encoded by the coding sequence ATGAATAAGATGAAAATGAAAACTTGCATGATGACACTTGCCGGTCTTGTACTTGCAATGGCTGCCAGCGCGCAGAATTTTGAGATGAAAGGTAAGGTTAAAGGTAACGTGGACGGCTGTTCTGTCATGTTGCAGAAGTATGGATTGGAAGGTGTTACCAATCTGGATAGCGTTACAATCAAGAATGGTGAGTTCACCCTCAAGGGGGTAGTTAACCAGCCTGAGCAGTATCAGATGGTTATTGATATGAACAAGCCTGGTACAGCTGAGCCTGACTATCAGAAAATATTCTCAACAAGAGTCTATGTAGAGAATAAGCCGATGACCTACGATGTAGACCTTACCGGTTTTCCTGCAGAGCGTGATATGAGTATGATAGAGCCTGTTGTAAAGGGTTCTACCACTCAGGATATTTATCAGGCTTATCTTGAACTGATGTCACCTATTCAGGACAAGATGCACAAGATGGATGATAGTATCAACCAGACTACCGATTTGGCACAGCGTGTAGCCCTTGCCAAGGAAGCCATCAAGTTGCAGGAGGAAATGCGCCATCAGACCAGTCTGTTTATTCAGCAGCATACCACTTCTCTGGTAGCCTTCGACTTGCTTCTCGAGAGTTTCTCTTCTTTACCAACCCCATATACCTCTCAGCAGATTGACGAGATGATGGGCTGGTTGAAGAACGACTGGAGTTCTTCTGCACAATATCCGATGCTGCAGATGCAGGCAGAGATGGCAAAGCATACAGCTATCGGCAACCATTATATCGATGGTACCGTTGTCACTCCTGAAGGCAAGCAGGTGAAGCTTTCTTCACTTATCAAGAAGGGTGAATACACCATGTTGGAGTTCTGGGCTTCCTGGTGTCGTCCATGCCGTCAGGAAATTCCACATCTCAAGAAGGTACACGAGAAATACAAGGATTTCAACATCATCAGTATTTCCGTAGATGAGAGAGATGCCGACTGGAAAAAGGCAATGGCCAAGGAAGGAATGACCTGGACACAGGTTCGCAATCCTGAAGGTTTTGGCGGTATGGTGATGGGCGAGTATGGCATCAATGGTATACCAGCCTGTCTCATCCTAGATAAGGATGGCAATTTCTATAAGACCAACATGCGTGGTGCTTATCTTGATGCTTTCTTATACGATTACTATAAGAAATAA